From Argopecten irradians isolate NY chromosome 2, Ai_NY, whole genome shotgun sequence, the proteins below share one genomic window:
- the LOC138316407 gene encoding uncharacterized protein, giving the protein MDGDKHCIGTFRRTWISMCGLLLLLISSAGAISLSGSLEYGVPGDKFNLICDVPEEANWVSFYRSPEQHVGTVLVSNLSNVSECHFRNGTAANTTPCSSELCTCQPLDNTDLGRSFELVITPSDQDRNSSWLCTRYLQGSDNRSSALYILPVAKGPGSRLSLIPTDTSYTKFEGERLPNITCVADCTPGCSFVWEKSGIMITSRSVLSLETLDRSEAGQYTCIVSNIYGTGTAAVSVNVNCKYDLLMFEPHYEFYGFTLGYQNT; this is encoded by the exons ATGGATGGAGACAAGCATTGCATTGGTACATTTAGGAGAACCTGGATATCAATGTGTGGGCTATTACTACTACTTATATCGTCAGCAG GAGCGATATCACTGAGCGGATCACTGGAGTACGGTGTTCCTGGAGACAAGTTCAACTTGATATGTGACGTGCCAGAAGAAGCCAATTGGGTCTCATTTTACAGAAGCCCTGAACAACATGTGGGGACTGTTTTAGTGTCCAACTTGTCAAATGTATCGGAGTGTCATTTTAGAAACGGCACAGCAGCAAACACGACGCCATGCTCCTCAGAATTATGTACGTGTCAGCCTTTGGATAACACTGATCTTGGCAGAAGTTTCGAGTTGGTGATAACACCATCGGACCAGGATCGCAACTCTTCATGGCTCTGTACTCGTTACCTTCAAGGATCAGATAATCGGTCATCTGCACTATACATTCTTCCAGTAGCAA AAGGACCAGGCAGCCGTTTGTCACTTATTCCTACCGACACTTCTTACACAAAGTTTGAGGGTGAGCGATTACCAAACATCACATGTGTCGCTGATTGCACACCCGGATGTTCATTCGTCTGGGAAAAAAGCGGAATCATGATTACTTCCAGATCGGTTTTGTCACTAGAGACGCTGGACAGATCCGAAGCGGGacagtatacatgtatcgtCTCGAACATCTACGGTACCGGAACAGCAGCAGTTTCAGTTAATGTTAACTGTAAGTATGATTTATTGATGTTCGAACCACATTACGAATTTTACGGATTTACACTTGGGTATCAAAACACTTGA
- the LOC138314301 gene encoding protein LSM12-like, translated as MKIEMAQDGEYFSIGSIVSCTTCYNQKIQGEVLAFDEGTKMLAIKTLAASGKHNLHDIRMVNLAYVSDIKVIQESDEPAPALSSLNLQKITSRLRENLEAKKQKVNYVGIGVSADGQKVFNSIVKTLNDSRWEGKNIIVMGEVSIRPPYSVDDCRGKEGQLLTHVKKIVHKHHISEEGQKTESRKSVSPSSASPVSS; from the exons ATGAAGATCGAGATGGCACAGGACGGCGAATACTTCAGTATAGGAAGTATTGTGAGCTGTACGACATGCTATAACCAGAAAATACAAGGAGAAGTACTCGCTTTTGACGAAGGAACAAAAATGCTTGCAATCA AAACTTTAGCAGCAAGTGGAAAACACAACCTCCATGACATCCGAATGGTGAACTTGGCATATGTGAGTGACATTAAAGTCATTCAGGAGTCTGATGAACCTGCCCCAGCATTGAGCAGTCTTAATTTACAGAAG ATCACATCCCGATTGAGGGAAAATCTGGAGGCTAAAAAGCAGAAAGTAAACTATGTTGGAATCGGAGTGAGTGCTGATGGACAGAAAGTGTTCAATTCCATTGTGAAAAC ACTAAATGATTCTAGATGGGAGGGTAAGAATATCATTGTAATGGGAGAGGTATCAATACGGCCTCCCTATAGTGTGGACGACTGCAGAGGCAAAGAAGGACAGTTGTTAACTCATGTGAAAAAAATT gTTCATAAGCATCATATATCAGAGGAGGGACAGAAAACAGAATCACGCAAGTCAGTGTCCCCCTCGTCAGCCTCACCGGTGTCTTCATGA